In Fibrobacter sp., the following are encoded in one genomic region:
- a CDS encoding TIGR02147 family protein: MYANIFEFTKFRKFLAEYQERRQAVEPNFSRTEFCNLLGLPNTRSYFNDVVQGKKVTDTMLGRFIDVIGLKGNEAKYFEAMVNFDQGKTAEVRDAAFAEMMRLNKNPQAIVNPDGYEFFGNWYNSTIYAILEILDVSDDVSELSAKIFPPVSEKKIQASLALMQKMELIRRNDQGFWKPTKESMATVQQCKSQMVLQYQKQCLELSKQALDSEGKESRDMTTFTFSVSAKGRKKVEAAAEKFKDVVRKIVAADTDAPTEVEHINLHVFSNLKK; the protein is encoded by the coding sequence ATGTACGCAAATATTTTTGAGTTTACCAAGTTCCGTAAGTTTCTCGCCGAGTATCAGGAACGCCGCCAGGCGGTGGAACCGAATTTTAGCCGTACTGAATTTTGCAACCTGTTGGGCCTCCCTAATACCCGCAGTTATTTCAACGACGTGGTTCAGGGCAAAAAGGTGACCGACACCATGCTAGGCCGCTTCATTGATGTTATTGGGCTCAAGGGTAACGAAGCCAAGTATTTTGAGGCTATGGTCAATTTTGATCAGGGCAAGACCGCCGAGGTCCGGGATGCTGCCTTCGCTGAAATGATGCGACTGAATAAGAATCCCCAGGCCATTGTCAATCCCGACGGTTACGAATTTTTTGGAAACTGGTACAACAGCACCATCTATGCGATCCTCGAAATTCTGGATGTGTCCGACGACGTAAGTGAACTTTCTGCAAAAATTTTCCCTCCGGTAAGCGAGAAGAAAATCCAGGCAAGTCTCGCCCTCATGCAGAAAATGGAACTGATCCGCCGTAACGATCAGGGGTTCTGGAAACCTACCAAGGAAAGCATGGCTACTGTACAGCAGTGCAAGAGCCAGATGGTTCTCCAGTATCAGAAGCAATGCCTGGAACTTTCCAAGCAGGCCTTAGATTCCGAAGGCAAGGAATCCCGCGATATGACCACCTTCACTTTTAGCGTTTCTGCAAAGGGCCGTAAGAAGGTGGAAGCTGCCGCCGAGAAGTTCAAGGACGTGGTTCGCAAAATCGTTGCCGCCGATACGGATGCCCCCACCGAAGTAGAACACATCAACCTTCATGTTTTTAGTAACCTGAAGAAGTAA
- a CDS encoding T9SS type A sorting domain-containing protein, producing the protein MIVAFSKAHAADNYKFDFGDGPVAAGYTQIKSTTKFDATKGYGFESGTISSVDRLWDDDLKTDFLTAKGDMIFSVVLPQGNYEVTFTFGDGENESETTVWAENRKLMFDRVTTAGGVFSTQSVSLRRMETKSIDGSVTMSIKDREKDYRTWDNKLTFIISGKAPAIAGLEIKPKTDVTTLWLCGNSTVVDQILAPWAGWGQMSPGFFKSSLAVANYAESGLTASGFYSMKRLAKILAEVKKGDYVTVQFAHNDQKNANDVANYEATLTKYANEIKAKGAIPLFITSTARQGELDPKTSVGGLPEKMRALGKKLGVTVLDLNQHSINLQNALGNNKEKLYMYTASDKTHFCEYGAYELARAILEEIKAKVPDLAKHLRDDHVAFDSKKPDALDVLSQAKAPITEGGLIQVPEEPESSSSVDVPKSSSSEEIPTNSDDIASSSSSVPETSAELPANAVIGIQGDQFASADGVKETTNAGYTGEGYLNIDNGVGTRATFKLEKDTTRGDTVYIRFANGSDANRDMIINGIEVEFPPTGSWTDWKIVSVPLNLSNSVRLEMESLAEKGGPNIDWIGWSIKSAETPTVSSGSSSTDFTDDTQVISQDIARITTKFSARFSGNSIILKNAPNGSYTISIFDMQGNKVKSIQNAQGNEFNVQLNHGTYLIRISQGKRTFGMSRIIKR; encoded by the coding sequence ATGATTGTAGCCTTCTCAAAAGCCCACGCAGCAGACAACTACAAATTTGACTTCGGTGATGGTCCAGTTGCCGCAGGCTACACCCAAATTAAGTCCACAACCAAGTTCGACGCCACCAAAGGTTATGGCTTTGAATCGGGAACCATCAGTTCCGTAGACCGCCTTTGGGATGACGATTTGAAAACTGATTTTCTTACCGCCAAGGGAGACATGATTTTCTCTGTGGTCCTCCCCCAGGGTAACTACGAAGTGACCTTTACCTTTGGCGATGGCGAAAACGAAAGCGAAACAACCGTCTGGGCCGAAAATCGCAAACTCATGTTTGACCGCGTCACCACTGCCGGCGGCGTCTTTAGCACTCAGAGCGTTTCTCTTCGCCGCATGGAAACCAAGAGTATCGACGGCTCTGTTACCATGAGCATCAAGGACCGCGAAAAGGATTACAGAACTTGGGACAACAAGCTAACCTTTATCATCAGCGGCAAGGCACCCGCCATTGCGGGCTTGGAAATTAAGCCCAAGACCGATGTGACCACCCTGTGGCTCTGCGGAAACTCCACCGTAGTGGACCAGATTCTCGCACCTTGGGCAGGTTGGGGCCAGATGTCTCCGGGATTTTTCAAATCCAGCCTGGCTGTTGCAAATTACGCGGAATCAGGCCTTACTGCCAGCGGTTTCTACAGCATGAAGCGCCTGGCAAAGATTCTCGCCGAAGTCAAGAAAGGCGATTATGTGACAGTGCAGTTCGCCCATAACGACCAGAAGAACGCCAACGATGTGGCTAACTACGAAGCAACCCTCACCAAGTACGCCAATGAAATCAAGGCCAAGGGCGCCATTCCGCTGTTCATTACATCCACTGCACGCCAGGGCGAACTGGACCCGAAAACAAGTGTTGGCGGACTTCCCGAAAAGATGCGCGCTCTAGGCAAGAAGTTGGGCGTTACTGTTTTGGATTTGAATCAACATTCCATCAACCTGCAGAACGCCCTAGGCAACAACAAGGAAAAGTTGTACATGTACACCGCCAGCGACAAGACTCACTTCTGCGAATATGGCGCGTACGAGTTGGCCCGAGCAATTCTTGAAGAAATCAAGGCCAAGGTTCCTGACCTGGCAAAGCACCTGCGCGACGACCACGTTGCCTTTGATTCCAAGAAACCCGACGCACTTGATGTTCTCTCTCAGGCAAAGGCTCCCATTACTGAAGGCGGCCTCATTCAGGTTCCCGAAGAACCGGAATCCTCCAGTTCTGTTGATGTACCAAAATCTTCTAGCTCCGAAGAAATCCCAACCAATTCCGACGACATCGCATCAAGCTCAAGCTCCGTCCCCGAAACTTCCGCAGAACTTCCCGCAAATGCCGTCATCGGCATTCAGGGCGACCAGTTTGCTTCAGCTGACGGCGTCAAGGAAACCACAAACGCAGGCTACACCGGCGAAGGATACCTAAACATCGACAACGGCGTCGGAACCCGTGCCACATTCAAGCTGGAAAAAGACACAACCCGCGGCGATACTGTATACATTCGCTTCGCCAACGGCTCAGATGCTAACCGCGACATGATCATCAACGGCATCGAAGTGGAATTTCCGCCCACCGGCAGCTGGACCGATTGGAAAATCGTAAGCGTTCCTCTGAACCTCAGCAATTCCGTAAGGCTTGAAATGGAATCCCTGGCAGAAAAGGGCGGCCCTAATATCGACTGGATTGGATGGAGCATAAAGTCCGCTGAAACTCCGACCGTTTCTTCAGGGAGTTCCTCCACAGACTTCACAGACGATACACAAGTCATCTCCCAGGACATCGCTAGAATCACAACCAAATTCAGCGCACGCTTCTCTGGAAACAGCATCATCCTGAAGAATGCTCCCAACGGTTCCTATACAATCAGCATTTTCGATATGCAGGGCAACAAAGTCAAGAGCATTCAAAATGCCCAAGGCAATGAATTCAACGTCCAGCTGAATCACGGAACTTATCTCATCCGCATTTCACAGGGCAAACGCACCTTTGGAATGTCAAGAATTATCAAGCGATAA